A section of the Petrimonas sulfuriphila genome encodes:
- a CDS encoding helix-turn-helix domain-containing protein: MNEILLNGISLDQLQESIKTIVSAELKNAVSELTTKREIEPELITRKETAEILGVSLPTLHEWTKKGVLPAKRIGSRIRYERTAVYDALKSVEPLKYRRA, from the coding sequence ATGAATGAGATTTTATTAAACGGAATTAGTTTAGATCAGCTACAAGAGTCGATCAAAACAATCGTATCGGCGGAATTAAAGAACGCCGTTAGTGAACTGACCACAAAAAGGGAGATCGAACCGGAGTTGATCACCCGAAAGGAAACCGCCGAGATTTTGGGCGTTTCATTGCCTACATTGCACGAATGGACTAAAAAGGGAGTATTACCCGCCAAACGTATCGGATCGCGTATCAGATACGAAAGAACCGCCGTTTACGATGCTCTGAAAAGTGTCGAACCATTAAAGTATCGGAGGGCGTAA